One stretch of Chryseobacterium indologenes DNA includes these proteins:
- a CDS encoding GNAT family N-acetyltransferase, producing MYNVLIRPLVKEDAFTSYQWRNDPEIWKYTGTKPDITITKEIESEWIEKVLKDDTSKRFAIVCNEEYIGNVQLTSINNTSAEFHIFIGEKEFWGKGISQLATYQILYFAKEVLKLKEVYLSVRAENVAAVKSYQKNNFVIKEQNEDEITMSVLLSELPHTVVSIFIMVYNHGKYLKECLDNIILQKTNFNYDIVIGEDCSQDNSREIILNYQKLYPGKFKLLLHPQNIGAMKNQNETFKNCTGKYIAICEGDDYWTDPLKLQKQVDFLEKNEDCVLCFHKVKILKPTGEVVDDFITRIPENFELRETLAKKLNYIHTPSVLFRNVIQNEIDTMEFKNSPIGDYFLYMMLTKYGKIGYLEDSMAVYRYGVGVFSSLNRLKHIKTNILLFTNLYSYEKDPVIKEIFYQHLQDALSLIDEEFQKNDRILNSRRHTLVEKIYRFLKK from the coding sequence ATGTATAATGTATTAATAAGACCACTTGTTAAAGAAGATGCATTTACTTCATATCAATGGAGAAATGATCCTGAAATATGGAAATATACAGGTACCAAACCAGATATCACCATTACAAAGGAAATAGAATCTGAGTGGATTGAAAAGGTTCTGAAGGATGATACCAGTAAAAGATTTGCCATTGTATGCAATGAAGAATATATTGGAAATGTACAGCTTACCAGTATTAATAATACTTCAGCTGAATTTCATATTTTTATTGGGGAAAAAGAATTTTGGGGAAAAGGCATCTCTCAATTGGCAACTTACCAAATATTATACTTTGCGAAAGAAGTTTTAAAGCTTAAAGAGGTTTATTTGTCTGTAAGAGCAGAAAATGTTGCTGCTGTAAAATCTTATCAAAAAAATAATTTCGTCATTAAGGAACAAAATGAAGATGAGATTACAATGTCTGTATTATTATCTGAACTTCCCCATACTGTTGTGAGTATATTTATCATGGTATATAATCATGGGAAATACCTGAAAGAATGCCTTGATAATATTATACTGCAAAAAACTAATTTCAACTATGATATTGTAATAGGTGAAGATTGTTCCCAGGATAATTCCAGAGAAATAATACTTAATTATCAAAAATTATATCCCGGAAAGTTTAAGCTTCTGCTCCATCCTCAAAATATTGGGGCCATGAAGAATCAAAATGAAACTTTTAAAAACTGTACGGGTAAATATATCGCTATTTGTGAAGGTGATGACTATTGGACAGATCCATTAAAACTTCAAAAACAGGTAGATTTTTTAGAAAAAAATGAAGATTGTGTTCTATGCTTTCACAAAGTAAAAATATTAAAACCAACGGGTGAGGTTGTAGATGATTTCATCACTAGGATTCCTGAAAATTTTGAGCTAAGAGAAACATTAGCAAAAAAACTAAATTATATACATACTCCTTCTGTCCTTTTCAGAAATGTAATACAAAATGAAATAGACACCATGGAGTTCAAAAACTCGCCTATCGGGGATTACTTCCTCTATATGATGTTGACAAAATATGGTAAAATAGGATATCTGGAGGATTCTATGGCCGTGTACCGATACGGCGTTGGTGTATTTAGCTCTTTAAACAGGCTTAAACACATCAAAACCAACATCTTATTATTTACCAATCTTTATTCCTATGAAAAAGACCCTGTAATAAAAGAGATTTTTTATCAACACCTTCAGGATGCCCTTTCATTGATCGATGAAGAGTTCCAGAAAAATGATAGAATTCTGAACTCAAGAAGGCATACATTGGTTGAAAAGATATACAGATTTTTGAAAAAGTAG
- a CDS encoding WbqC family protein, protein MKTAIMQPYFMPYIGYLSLIKHSDLFILFDPVQFIRHGWIERNRVLKQNEGWLYINVPLLKSGRDTLIKDCLIDNSKDWKGKILSQLQIYKKQAPYYYKTVQLLKEIFEGEYDTITALNKASLEKICNYLGFPKELPVFSEMNMEIEEPNSPDEWALNICKKLGGNIHYINPIGGLEFFDTKKYTHQNIDISFQKMIPVHYDQKRTPFEYGLSIIDVMMFNSPEEINAMLDQFELVNE, encoded by the coding sequence ATGAAAACAGCAATAATGCAGCCCTATTTTATGCCATATATAGGCTATTTAAGTCTTATTAAGCATTCCGATCTGTTTATATTATTTGACCCTGTACAATTCATCAGACATGGATGGATCGAAAGGAACCGGGTCCTTAAACAGAATGAAGGCTGGTTATACATCAATGTTCCTTTATTAAAAAGTGGTAGAGACACTTTAATTAAAGATTGCCTAATTGACAATTCTAAGGATTGGAAAGGTAAAATTCTGTCTCAGTTACAGATTTATAAAAAACAAGCTCCTTACTATTATAAAACCGTTCAGTTACTGAAGGAAATATTTGAAGGAGAATATGATACGATTACAGCATTGAATAAAGCTTCGCTGGAAAAAATATGTAATTATCTTGGGTTCCCAAAAGAACTTCCCGTATTCTCAGAAATGAATATGGAAATAGAAGAGCCCAATAGCCCAGACGAATGGGCTTTGAATATATGTAAAAAGCTGGGTGGAAATATTCATTATATAAACCCTATAGGAGGGCTAGAATTTTTTGATACAAAAAAATATACCCATCAAAATATTGATATTTCATTTCAGAAAATGATTCCGGTTCATTATGACCAAAAAAGAACACCTTTTGAATATGGGTTATCAATTATTGATGTTATGATGTTTAATTCACCTGAAGAGATTAATGCGATGTTGGATCAATTTGAACTGGTCAATGAATAA
- a CDS encoding DegT/DnrJ/EryC1/StrS family aminotransferase, producing MIPVTKPFLPPKEEYDAYLEGIWKRNWLTNMGPLASQLEMELKDHLKLQHLLFVTNGTVAIQMAIKALEITGEIITTPFSFIATTSTIVWEGCTPVFVDIDPKSLCIDPKKIEEAITENTQAILATHVYGNPCDVDAIEIIAKKHNLKVIYDAAHAFGVTINGTSIFEYGDISTCSLHATKLYHTIEGGLLVTKKPELLKKLASIRNFGISGYDSFSDLGINGKNSEFHAAMGLANLKYITQIHEKRKALSNLYDKKLKTLKAVKPLWHPKATENYPYYPIVLESEELLLKLKKEMDSHEVFTRRYFYPSLASALPYLPKLELPITEDISKRSLCLPLYYDMTFEEVEFITRLMLRIQNN from the coding sequence ATGATTCCTGTAACCAAACCTTTTCTTCCCCCGAAGGAAGAGTATGATGCCTATTTAGAAGGGATCTGGAAAAGAAACTGGCTTACCAACATGGGGCCACTGGCCAGTCAGCTTGAAATGGAACTGAAAGACCATCTTAAGTTACAGCATCTTCTTTTTGTGACTAACGGAACTGTTGCTATACAAATGGCAATAAAAGCTTTGGAAATTACTGGAGAGATCATCACGACACCTTTCTCTTTTATTGCAACGACCAGCACGATTGTCTGGGAAGGATGTACTCCGGTTTTTGTAGATATTGATCCGAAAAGCTTATGCATAGATCCAAAGAAAATAGAAGAAGCCATCACAGAAAACACGCAGGCTATTCTTGCTACGCATGTTTACGGAAACCCTTGCGATGTAGATGCCATAGAAATCATTGCCAAGAAGCATAATTTAAAAGTCATTTATGATGCAGCACATGCTTTTGGAGTCACCATAAACGGTACCTCTATTTTTGAATATGGAGATATTTCTACCTGTTCATTACATGCAACCAAACTTTATCATACTATTGAAGGTGGATTATTGGTTACCAAAAAACCTGAGCTTTTAAAAAAATTAGCCTCCATAAGGAACTTTGGGATTTCCGGCTATGATTCCTTTTCTGACCTGGGAATTAATGGAAAAAATTCGGAATTTCATGCGGCAATGGGATTAGCCAATCTAAAGTATATTACCCAAATTCACGAAAAAAGAAAGGCTCTTTCTAACCTGTATGACAAAAAGCTTAAAACTCTAAAGGCAGTAAAACCTCTTTGGCATCCCAAAGCTACCGAAAACTATCCATACTATCCTATCGTTTTAGAAAGTGAAGAGCTTTTATTAAAATTAAAAAAAGAAATGGACAGCCATGAAGTATTCACACGCAGATATTTTTATCCAAGTTTAGCATCCGCTCTGCCCTATCTTCCCAAATTAGAATTACCTATTACTGAGGATATTTCCAAAAGATCTTTATGCCTTCCTCTCTACTATGATATGACTTTTGAAGAAGTTGAATTCATTACAAGACTTATGCTAAGAATCCAAAATAATTAG
- a CDS encoding FkbM family methyltransferase translates to MKDLLQKIANKVGYTIIKKDTYDSMIQRSKKAAVANEKNDLLNKFYATLKALNFQPNFIVDIGANTGTWTREALKQFPNSSYLLIEPQERLSANFKDLLQNPKIKYLPVGVGDKNDILKFTIVDRDDSCSFIYSEEEAAKMGYEQIEVPIKTLSSIIKENNFDYPDIVKIDAEGLDLEVIDGASDLFGKTEVFMVEAGVQVKVYKNSLLRLVNKMDAAGYELYDITDLNRPIDIPVLWLVELVFVKKGGKLTQFPINLQS, encoded by the coding sequence ATGAAAGATTTATTACAAAAAATAGCTAACAAAGTAGGATATACAATCATTAAGAAAGACACTTATGATAGTATGATCCAAAGAAGCAAAAAGGCAGCAGTTGCCAACGAGAAAAATGACCTGCTGAATAAGTTTTATGCAACACTGAAAGCATTAAACTTTCAACCTAATTTCATTGTTGATATTGGAGCAAATACCGGAACATGGACAAGAGAAGCTCTAAAACAGTTCCCAAACTCTTCCTATCTTCTTATAGAACCACAGGAAAGGCTTTCTGCAAATTTCAAGGACTTGCTGCAAAATCCTAAAATCAAATATTTACCTGTGGGTGTTGGAGATAAAAATGATATCTTAAAATTCACAATAGTTGATAGAGATGACAGCTGTTCTTTTATTTATTCAGAAGAGGAAGCTGCCAAAATGGGATATGAGCAAATTGAAGTACCCATCAAAACGCTGAGCTCGATTATAAAAGAAAATAATTTTGATTATCCGGATATTGTAAAAATTGACGCTGAAGGGCTGGACCTGGAAGTGATTGATGGTGCATCTGATTTATTTGGGAAAACAGAGGTATTTATGGTAGAAGCAGGGGTTCAGGTTAAAGTTTACAAAAATTCTTTATTGAGATTGGTCAACAAAATGGACGCCGCTGGATATGAGCTATATGACATTACAGATTTGAACAGACCGATTGATATCCCTGTTTTATGGCTGGTAGAACTTGTCTTTGTGAAAAAAGGAGGTAAACTCACTCAATTTCCCATAAATCTACAATCATGA
- a CDS encoding ABC transporter ATP-binding protein encodes MLALKAENISKQYRLGEVGTGTLSHDLNRFWHKIRGKEDPYLKIGEANDRTIKGESDYVWSLRDIDFEIQQGDAVGIIGRNGAGKSTLLKLLSKVTKPTTGQIYTNGRIASLLEVGTGFHPEMTGRENVFLNGAILGMTKKEIKRKFDEIVDFSGVERYIDTPVKRYSSGMYVRLAFAVAAHLESEILVVDEVLAVGDAEFQKKCLGKMGDVTKGEGRTILFVSHNMAAVKTLCNNGILLEKGMVKYSGNIDKCVSYYLGNSKENEYIKTFDIGSENVRIQKITVKNSGADDFKNLYENQAIELITEINVLTHNPERYHLTYVLNNEQGEPLFSLSHFEQFGLKPGHNKIKCTFPAKYFQSGNYYLSLYIIEDSLRADFIESDIFTFIVEDTPRELGDWMGREPGYIRPTFNWTLD; translated from the coding sequence ATGTTAGCTTTAAAAGCAGAAAATATATCAAAACAATATCGTCTTGGAGAAGTGGGAACCGGCACTTTATCCCATGACCTCAACAGATTCTGGCATAAGATAAGGGGGAAAGAAGATCCTTATCTAAAAATTGGTGAAGCCAATGACAGAACCATCAAAGGTGAATCGGACTATGTTTGGTCTCTTCGTGATATCGATTTTGAGATTCAACAGGGAGATGCCGTGGGGATCATAGGAAGAAATGGAGCCGGAAAATCTACTCTTCTTAAACTTTTAAGTAAAGTAACAAAACCTACCACCGGACAAATTTACACCAACGGAAGAATTGCTTCTTTATTAGAAGTGGGAACCGGATTTCATCCGGAAATGACCGGTCGTGAAAATGTATTCTTAAATGGTGCTATTTTAGGAATGACCAAAAAAGAAATCAAGCGTAAATTTGATGAGATTGTAGATTTCTCAGGGGTTGAAAGATATATAGATACTCCTGTAAAAAGATATTCTTCCGGAATGTATGTACGTCTTGCTTTTGCTGTTGCTGCTCACCTTGAATCTGAAATATTAGTCGTTGACGAAGTTTTAGCGGTAGGTGATGCTGAATTTCAAAAGAAATGTCTAGGAAAAATGGGAGATGTTACCAAGGGAGAGGGCCGAACTATTTTGTTTGTAAGCCATAATATGGCAGCTGTAAAAACACTTTGTAACAATGGTATTTTATTAGAGAAAGGAATGGTCAAATATTCAGGGAATATAGATAAATGTGTGAGCTACTATCTCGGAAATTCCAAAGAAAATGAATATATAAAAACCTTTGATATTGGAAGCGAGAACGTAAGAATCCAAAAAATTACTGTAAAAAACTCCGGCGCAGATGATTTTAAGAATTTATACGAAAACCAAGCAATAGAATTAATCACAGAGATTAATGTTCTCACCCATAATCCAGAGAGATATCATTTGACCTATGTTTTGAATAATGAACAAGGAGAACCCCTTTTTTCTCTTTCTCATTTTGAACAATTTGGACTAAAACCCGGACATAATAAAATAAAATGTACTTTCCCGGCAAAATATTTTCAGTCAGGGAACTATTACTTAAGTTTATACATTATTGAAGATTCGTTAAGAGCAGATTTTATTGAATCTGACATATTTACATTTATAGTTGAAGATACCCCAAGGGAATTAGGAGACTGGATGGGTCGTGAACCTGGATATATCCGCCCAACCTTCAACTGGACCTTAGATTAA
- a CDS encoding ABC transporter permease: MNEPQQKWTETIEANHSLFNLKLKEVWQYKDLIYMFVKRDFISSFKQTILGPIWFFINPIFTTITYLIIFGRFAKLPTDGAPGIIFYLSGVTLWNYFSGALLGTTATFTGNANIFGKVYFPRLVTPISIVISNLMRLSVQFILFLIVWAYYLINNEVSPNWWILATPLLLILMALFALGVGMIFSALTTKYKDLSMLLTFGISLYMYATPVIYPVSMLPGYFKKLAKFNPLTGIFECFKYGWLGVGDFSPIMLVASTVIILILLMIGVVTFNKVEKTFMDTV, translated from the coding sequence ATGAATGAACCACAACAAAAGTGGACGGAAACCATTGAAGCTAACCATTCTTTATTTAATTTAAAACTAAAAGAAGTTTGGCAGTACAAAGATTTAATTTACATGTTTGTAAAGAGAGACTTTATATCCAGTTTCAAGCAAACCATTTTAGGACCAATCTGGTTTTTTATAAATCCCATCTTTACAACGATTACTTACCTGATTATTTTTGGAAGATTTGCTAAGCTACCTACAGATGGAGCGCCCGGCATCATATTTTATCTCTCCGGAGTTACTTTATGGAATTACTTTTCAGGAGCATTACTGGGTACAACAGCCACTTTTACAGGGAATGCCAATATCTTTGGCAAAGTGTATTTCCCAAGATTAGTAACCCCTATTTCAATTGTCATTTCAAACCTGATGCGTTTAAGTGTTCAGTTTATATTATTTCTAATCGTATGGGCATATTATCTTATCAATAATGAGGTTTCCCCTAACTGGTGGATCCTTGCAACTCCGCTTTTATTAATTTTAATGGCTCTTTTTGCGCTTGGTGTGGGAATGATATTCTCTGCCCTTACTACAAAATATAAGGATTTAAGCATGCTTTTAACATTTGGTATAAGCTTATATATGTATGCTACGCCAGTTATTTATCCGGTATCTATGCTTCCGGGATATTTCAAGAAATTAGCAAAATTCAATCCATTGACGGGTATTTTTGAGTGCTTCAAATATGGTTGGCTGGGTGTGGGAGATTTTTCTCCAATAATGCTGGTTGCCAGTACAGTGATCATCTTAATTCTTCTTATGATTGGAGTTGTTACTTTTAACAAGGTTGAAAAAACATTTATGGACACGGTATAA
- a CDS encoding glycosyltransferase family 2 protein: MEQPLVTVVVVSYNHSQFIKENLDSIKNQTYKNIQLIVGDDASPDRSVKVFEQWLQENNYPAEKNFHTQNTGLPTMLNECLDLAKGKYIKIIAADDFLHPESLEKSVSALEKLGNEYGMSFSHTYSVNNDSEIIEDIADYDALGNIDPHLFREELLKGNRIAALTVLLRTDVVRETGKYDSQFIIEDYYRWLKVSEKYLIAYIPEKLAYYRLHADNISKVKADRIEMEAAMLQMMFDKKGVSRGSINYITQKLYQSGTQLPEEYIDAYHAYPFRSKKLDFAIKKKLSVSLYKILKKII; this comes from the coding sequence ATGGAACAACCCTTAGTAACAGTTGTTGTAGTTTCTTATAATCACTCCCAGTTTATAAAAGAAAACCTGGATAGCATAAAAAATCAAACGTACAAAAACATCCAATTAATTGTAGGTGATGATGCGTCTCCTGATCGTTCAGTAAAAGTTTTTGAACAGTGGCTACAGGAAAATAACTATCCCGCAGAAAAAAATTTCCATACTCAAAATACAGGCTTGCCCACCATGCTTAATGAGTGTCTTGATCTGGCTAAAGGGAAATATATAAAAATCATTGCTGCGGACGATTTTCTACACCCTGAATCTCTTGAGAAATCAGTATCTGCCCTTGAAAAATTAGGCAACGAATATGGAATGTCTTTTTCTCATACTTATTCTGTAAATAATGACAGTGAGATCATCGAGGATATTGCAGATTATGATGCATTAGGCAACATAGATCCTCACCTTTTCAGAGAGGAACTTTTAAAAGGAAACCGAATTGCAGCTCTGACTGTATTATTAAGAACCGATGTAGTAAGAGAGACAGGTAAGTATGATTCGCAATTTATTATAGAAGATTATTACCGATGGCTAAAGGTGAGCGAAAAATATTTGATTGCCTATATTCCTGAAAAGCTGGCTTATTACAGACTTCATGCTGACAATATTTCAAAAGTAAAAGCAGACAGAATCGAAATGGAAGCTGCAATGCTTCAGATGATGTTTGATAAAAAAGGGGTTTCAAGAGGAAGTATCAATTATATTACTCAAAAATTATATCAATCAGGCACACAACTCCCTGAGGAATATATTGATGCTTATCATGCTTATCCATTTCGGTCAAAAAAACTGGACTTTGCTATAAAAAAGAAGCTTTCTGTTTCTTTATATAAGATTTTAAAGAAAATTATTTAA
- a CDS encoding DegT/DnrJ/EryC1/StrS family aminotransferase, with protein MIKFLDLQKVNLKYQQEIEDALLKTFRSGWYLLGEKTKAFETNLAQYIGSKHAIGVANGLDALRLILRAYIELGIMNPGDEILVPSNTYIASILAVSDNGLVPVLVEPEINTYNIDIAKIEEKITPKTKGILIVHLQGRIVFSDQLKEIAQKYHLKIIEDNAQAIGAEWNGIKSGNLGDAAGFSFYPGKNLGALGDAGAVTTNDDELAQAIRALANYGSNQKYVNIYQGLNSRLDELQSAVLDIKLKYIDDENNARRSIAKRFIEEINHPDIILPEYPENENEHVWHVFVIRTPKRDELQAYLTERGIQTIIHYPIPPHHQEAYKEWKDLSFPISEKIHAEVLSLPISSVLEEEEVQAIIKTVNEF; from the coding sequence ATGATAAAATTTCTTGATTTACAAAAAGTTAATCTCAAATATCAACAAGAAATAGAAGATGCTCTATTAAAGACCTTCAGATCAGGATGGTATCTTTTAGGAGAAAAAACAAAAGCTTTTGAAACCAATTTAGCTCAATATATCGGATCAAAACATGCCATTGGAGTCGCTAATGGACTGGACGCCTTACGTCTGATTCTTCGCGCATACATAGAATTAGGAATAATGAACCCCGGAGATGAAATCCTTGTTCCGTCCAATACTTATATCGCTTCTATACTGGCTGTTTCTGATAACGGACTGGTTCCTGTATTGGTAGAACCGGAGATCAACACCTACAATATTGACATTGCTAAAATTGAAGAAAAGATCACTCCAAAAACAAAGGGAATTCTTATTGTTCACCTTCAGGGAAGAATTGTTTTCTCAGATCAGCTTAAAGAGATTGCCCAAAAATATCATTTAAAAATCATTGAGGACAATGCCCAGGCTATAGGAGCAGAATGGAATGGCATAAAATCTGGAAATCTAGGAGATGCTGCCGGATTCAGCTTTTATCCTGGAAAAAACCTGGGTGCTTTAGGAGATGCTGGTGCCGTAACTACGAATGATGATGAGCTTGCCCAAGCAATCAGAGCATTGGCCAACTATGGTTCCAATCAAAAATATGTAAATATCTATCAGGGATTAAATTCCAGACTTGATGAGCTGCAGTCTGCGGTTTTAGACATCAAACTGAAATATATTGATGATGAAAACAATGCAAGGAGAAGTATTGCAAAAAGATTTATCGAAGAAATCAACCATCCTGATATTATCCTCCCTGAATATCCTGAGAATGAAAATGAACATGTATGGCATGTTTTTGTCATCAGAACACCAAAAAGAGATGAACTGCAAGCTTACCTTACAGAGCGTGGAATACAAACCATTATCCACTACCCTATTCCTCCTCATCATCAGGAAGCATACAAAGAGTGGAAAGATCTTTCTTTTCCTATCAGTGAAAAAATTCATGCAGAAGTTCTAAGTCTGCCGATTTCATCTGTTTTAGAAGAAGAGGAAGTACAGGCAATCATCAAAACGGTAAACGAATTTTAA
- a CDS encoding acyltransferase, giving the protein MIHPLADVQSQNIGEGTSVWQFCVILKGARIGSGCNINCQVFIENDVTIGDHVTIKPGVQIWDGVDLEDNVFIGPNVTFTNDLFPKSKNKDFKLEKTLVRKGASIGANATILAGITIGENALIGAGSVVTKSVPDNEIWVGNPAKFLKNNNNDKIS; this is encoded by the coding sequence ATGATACATCCTTTAGCTGACGTACAGTCTCAAAATATAGGTGAAGGAACTTCTGTATGGCAATTCTGTGTCATTTTAAAAGGAGCCAGAATTGGAAGTGGATGCAATATCAACTGCCAGGTATTTATAGAAAATGATGTTACTATTGGAGATCATGTTACCATAAAACCGGGAGTGCAGATCTGGGATGGTGTAGATCTTGAAGACAATGTTTTCATTGGGCCTAATGTAACTTTCACCAACGATCTTTTTCCAAAGTCTAAAAATAAAGATTTCAAATTAGAAAAAACACTGGTAAGAAAAGGAGCTTCCATAGGGGCTAATGCTACCATTTTAGCAGGAATCACCATTGGTGAGAATGCTTTAATAGGTGCTGGAAGCGTAGTCACCAAAAGTGTCCCTGATAATGAAATATGGGTAGGAAACCCTGCAAAATTTTTAAAGAATAATAACAATGATAAAATTTCTTGA
- a CDS encoding sugar 3,4-ketoisomerase has translation MTNPQIITFNKIGSSELGYITIAEEQKNIPFNIQRVYWTYYTPQDVIRGGHAHKKLKQVIFAVSGTITFNTEDKEGNKETFILDHPSKGLFIPELIWRDIQFSHNAVLLCLASELYDENDYFRDFEEFKNYQK, from the coding sequence ATGACAAACCCACAAATAATCACATTTAATAAAATTGGCTCTTCGGAATTGGGTTATATTACTATTGCTGAAGAACAAAAAAACATTCCTTTTAATATACAGCGGGTTTATTGGACTTATTATACTCCACAGGACGTAATCCGTGGCGGCCATGCACATAAAAAACTTAAACAGGTAATATTTGCGGTATCCGGTACCATAACTTTTAATACTGAAGATAAGGAAGGAAATAAAGAGACCTTTATATTAGACCATCCCTCAAAAGGATTATTTATTCCTGAATTGATTTGGAGAGATATTCAATTTTCTCATAATGCAGTGTTGCTCTGCCTTGCCTCTGAACTCTATGATGAGAATGATTATTTCAGAGATTTTGAAGAATTTAAAAACTATCAAAAATGA
- a CDS encoding glycosyltransferase family 2 protein, which produces MSVNIIIPFYNSATFIDTTLNSLVAQTHKDIELICVNDGSSDNTLEILQEWKNKDPRIIVINKENGGIETSLKAAVPYFTKKYTFLIGHDDTLSSDTIEIAVKEMESSPEIDSVRMKLVVVDEKKQVSEIKDDTRILEGIQALRETIIDWKIHNFCLWKTEIFRQINDVTVGGLMNFDEVATRYLYTKCRKVSFCRGEYYYLQHSESVTHKLSPRLLDAYAVDYYIKKLLVDANIYSDFKDQFEPYMFRRLKNITNLHFELKAKGFPLTKKDLGKVKLLHAAIDFDYLNEKKSLLHKLKYHFLYKPFNIYYFYTHIKKR; this is translated from the coding sequence ATGTCCGTCAATATTATAATCCCTTTTTACAATTCTGCAACATTTATTGATACTACCCTAAACTCACTTGTTGCACAAACCCATAAAGATATAGAGCTCATCTGTGTAAATGACGGGTCATCAGACAATACACTGGAGATTCTTCAGGAATGGAAGAATAAAGACCCTAGAATTATAGTGATCAACAAAGAAAATGGAGGAATTGAGACAAGCTTAAAGGCAGCTGTGCCTTATTTCACCAAAAAATATACTTTTCTTATCGGACATGACGATACACTGAGCAGTGATACCATTGAAATAGCTGTAAAAGAAATGGAATCTTCTCCTGAGATTGATTCAGTGCGTATGAAACTTGTTGTAGTAGATGAAAAAAAGCAAGTTAGTGAAATTAAAGATGACACCAGAATACTTGAGGGAATTCAAGCTCTTAGAGAAACCATAATAGACTGGAAAATTCACAACTTCTGCTTATGGAAAACTGAGATTTTCAGACAAATCAATGATGTCACTGTAGGAGGGCTCATGAATTTTGACGAAGTAGCCACGAGATATTTGTATACCAAATGTAGAAAAGTAAGTTTCTGTAGAGGGGAATATTATTATTTACAACATTCGGAGTCTGTAACACACAAATTGTCCCCAAGGTTATTAGATGCCTATGCCGTAGACTATTATATAAAAAAATTATTAGTAGATGCTAATATTTACTCTGATTTTAAAGATCAGTTTGAACCATATATGTTCAGGAGACTTAAAAATATTACAAACCTACATTTTGAATTAAAAGCCAAAGGATTCCCGCTTACAAAAAAAGACTTAGGTAAAGTAAAGCTATTGCATGCAGCGATAGACTTTGATTATTTAAATGAAAAAAAGTCCTTATTGCATAAGCTTAAGTATCATTTTCTATACAAACCTTTTAATATTTATTACTTTTACACCCATATAAAGAAACGCTAA